The Mauremys reevesii isolate NIE-2019 linkage group 1, ASM1616193v1, whole genome shotgun sequence genome segment ttagctacaacgagtcaggaaaaagatcttggagttatcgtggatagttctctgaagatgtccacgcagtgtgcagaggcggtcaaaaaagcaaacaggatgttaggaatcattaaaaaggggatagagaataagactgagaatatattattgcccttatataaatccatggtacgcccacatctcgaatactgtgtacagatgtggtctcctcatctcaaaaaaaatattctagcactagaaaaggttcagaaaagagcaactaaaatgattaggggtttagagagggtcccatatgaggaaagattaaagaggctaggactcttcagtttggaaaagagaagactaaggggggacatgatagaggtatataaaatcatgagtgatgttgagaaagtggataaggaaaagttatttacttattcccataatacaagaactaggggtcaccaaatgaaattaataggcagcaggtttaaaccaactaaaaggaagttcttcttcacgcagcgcacagtcaacttgtggaactccttacctgaggaggttgtgaaggctaggactataacaatgtttaaaaggggactggataaattcatggtggctaagtccataaatggctattagccaggatgggtaagaatggtttccctagcctctgtttgtcagaggatggagatggatggcaggagagagatcacttgatcattgcctgttaggttcactccctcaggggcacctggcattggccactgtcggtagacagatactgggctagatggacctttggtctgacccggtacggcctttcttatgttcttatgtactaacATCTTTCATCCTCAGAAATCCACtgtagcactgaaatgcagccgcctTGGGGCTGGAGGCCATCAGCCGGAGGAGGAGGACAAAGAAAAGAGGGACAAATTTGACAAGTGATATTGGAGCAAACTCATCACCTGTGGCAAGGCCCCTGGGATGTTTAATGTCTGTGCCGAGCAAAAACACACAGAGACTTACTCTTTATCCCAGCACACCAATATTGCACTAggtttgtcgagcaggtgagctcctcagcaagagatggtacctgtgaatACTGAGATGGAagcgtcttccctgggaatccccctcaggtagccgtgtcccacacctctctcaccccagcatctgcagcaacatCCCACGCCGAGAGCTGACACAGGGATGTGCACCacttataatatagctctgtgcaatcccagtgggGTTTGTTCAGCCTCTAGTGGAGAAGTGGCATCtgaatgtaaacaggctggagacaagcaTATCTGGGCTTCTGTGCTCTTTATCCAGCTtcaggagtaaacagtaattaagggaccttcccaaagggagatgagaactcttgggctctgtgctgaatgagagaggaattggctgctctgtgcatttgtgtatatttaaaaattatagttgattaCTAAGAAAATTAGGGATAATGACTAGATCCACATAGGGTCTGATACCCTGTAAACGCCCAAGATGGCTGGGTAGATAGTAGTCAGATAGATCTGGAGAGAGATCACTCAGGGGAGACAAAAACACTTTGTGCAGACACACTGGGCTGTCGCTAACGGATCAGAGATCAGCAATTCTCATCAGtaaccagggtggataaaaatcaattatttttgttaaaaataaaaaaaaatcggatttttgtatttaaatcagttttttttcGAAAAACGTTTTTTGAGGAGAAAacatctaaagatagttttaattaagatacattatagctcaaagatatctcatcatggaatagggattataaattttaatgctatagtatgagacaatatattcatgtcatgttcaagaaaagttttgtaaatgagttccaatagttcatggattagggacccattTTATGGgattccacaggcttctgtatcgATTATTTAAGTTAATCTTTTTATCTACCAAAAGGGACCCGGTGCTCAGTCTAGAaaataccatcagagatgcttagttttgaagttcccaaactgtggatttgtgtgtccagaggtaacatgcttgttaagagcaacatttttaaaaaataaataaataatatatagagacgagaaataacagacctcaactctattgtccctctgcaagtttgtgtacacagagtcaatcccttacctctctctaaaagtgcaacgtttcaaaaagttcaatgaatagaagattgctTGGGTTGGAATAGATCTGGCCAAGGTGAAGAAGTctagagataaatgtgagaagcgagggacatatgcttgttttgttaaaatattatttgtttgctgttgaagaaaatatccagaatacttaacgttgttgttttagttaaataaaacagtaTCTGTCTAGTGACGTTCTCCTCCTAAtgcagcatggcaagaaaatcctccaaatattaatgattaacctgttgaattggagatagtgcACCTctcagtgacttcataaatatctgcttcagttactttttgtaaatgaaataaccaaacaatcatccattttctgatatagctgtaaaactcatctgaaaagttttcaaaataaatcactgtttaaaaaggtatagtgtgtaccttctaaaaatgaaacctacatctatgtCTGAGTTGTGAAGagtatgtattaaggttataacaaccaacaataatgcacttttatgtaaaaatccatgattaaatcgagtcttcctgactagtgatttacaTCAAATCCACCCTGTCAGTAATTATCATCATCCTGTGCAGCACCTTTCATTGAAAGATCTTGAAAACGCCTATAAAGGAAAGTCACTatgaacatatccccattatacaaattggtaaactgaggcagagggagacATGAATTGGCCAGGGTCACACAGAGAATGTGTGGCAGGatgacagaacccaggagtcctgacttccacaGTCTCTCCGTCATGccaagagggaaatggactccCACTCTGGCAGCAACTGTTTGTTGGGTGGGATGCAGAGGGAGCCTGAGCCTTCACCATCCTCTCAAGGTAAATCTGTAGAACTAGCTGCAGTTTGTGAGCTCCCCACTCCTGTGAGGTGTGAACTCCAGGACTCCACTTCCGCTCCCACCCAGAAACCTGCCAATGCATCACAGTCACTGGGGTCGCTTCAGGGGAACAAGCTCAGTAAAGCCAACAGCCACTGAATGTTCCTGTGAATAGGGTGCAGCTGCGGTCTTGACGTGGGGACAGAGGCCTCGCCATTCCCCCAAAGCTGCCCTGGAATAAAGGGGGCTATGTAGGCAGGGTAGAGACTGGATTAGTGTTTGCATTGGATTTGTTCTCTCCCTCTTGGTTCATTTCCTCCCAGTCTCTCAAAGGTGGAATTGAAATCgaatgttccaggctgagtcagactttCCAGCACTGCCCCGGCTGGAGGGCGCTTGGATTCCCACAGCTGAActctctgcctgctcctctggctcatcTGGGTGCGGAGCATCTCCAGTGCGGAGCACCTGGGTTTTTGAGCACTGGAATGAGACTGAATGAATTCTCCTGTCTGAGCATAGCAGGGTCACCATGTCCACCTGCAGTCAGGTTACTAACACTCTCTAGCCACCCAGCATGGCTTGAACTTCCTCAGTAGCTAAAGGCAAAGGGTGTATGTGGGGGCCAGGCCCTGATTTGGCTGCATTATTATGTGGATTATTTATGATCATTATTTGTGTTGGGGAAACCTCCAGAGGCCTCGCTCCAGTTCAGGGCCCCTCGTGCTGGGCCCTTTCCAAACACTGAAGGAGAAACAGCCCCTGCCTCAAGGAGCTTAGAAATCAAATTCAGACAAGACCCAGCTACTGTGTGTAACacaccagagagggggcaggcgggagatgggggaggagcagcactCAGAACGGGTGGTTCCACAGGCTGCTGGGTGGGCGTGAGACAGCGGAAATGCACAGCCCGGCCCTGGCTGTTGGAAGTGACTCCTGGGCCATTAAGAGCAGATCACGTGTTCAGGGAACTAGACTGGGGCTAGCGAGAACCGGCCATTGAGTGGTGGCATCACCGGACACGCAGCTGGGAGCGCAGGGCTCTCCATTAGCTTTTAGGTAACTCTGATTTAGTTCTAATCATGCCTCCCTTCTTCGAGTGCAGACTGAGCCTCCTTATAAATTCCCAGGACAACCGCTGTTACCAGAAGGGAGATCAGAGGTGAGGGCAGAGGtaacagggctgtggggaaggaacAAAGGAGCCACCCTGGAGATGGAACAACTGGAAACCCCCAAGGAGTTGAAACTCTCGGGCAATGCAGCAGGCCCCGGGAACAGATTCAGGCAAAGTTTTGAGATATTTCTATGCAGGCCAATGGATTTGGAGAGAAAGGAGACCAGCAGAAAATTGGAGTCTTCTTAAACAGTGCAGGACTTAAGGCTATGGACGTCTTTACTCGCCTGCAACTGAGGCTTTGTCTGCACTAACACTTTTGTTGGGAAAAGTTTTGtcggtcagggatgtgaaaaactCACCCCTAACTGACAAAatcaccagtgtggacagcgctgtgTCAGCAGGAGGCGCTCATTGAGGGTGGTTTAAGCATgacagcaggagagctctctcccatccgCATAGAGAGGTTACACAGGAGACCTTTGAGCAGCACATCCACAGCAGTACATCGCACCGAGCAGTTGctggaatgtcagggcagttcacatggatggatataaactgttcaggaaggacaggcagggcagaaaaggtggtggagttgcattgtatgtaagagagcaatacgactgctcagagctccagtatgaaactgcagaaaaaccagagagtctctggattaagtttagaagtgtgagcaacaagggtgatgtcgtggtgggagtctgctatagaccaccagaccagggggatgaggtggacgaggctttcttccagcaactaacagaagttgctagatcgcaggccctggttctcatgggagacttcaatcaccccgatatctgctgggagagcaatacagtggtgcacagacaatccaggaagtttttggaaagtgtaggggacaatttcctggtgcaagtgctggaggaaccaactaggggaaaagctcttcttgacctgctgctcacaaaccaggaagaattagtagggaaaGCAAAAGTGGGTGGGAACCTGGGAGACAGTGACcctgagatggtcgagttcaggatcctgacacaaggaagaaaggagagtggcagaatacggaccctggacttcagaaaagcagactgtcAATGGGAAAAGCACtgatttgctaagtatgattatcccatgtatatgcatgtatcatctttgtgtctgacgttatgaatattgaccTGGGACTGGGACACTTATACAATTGTTTTATTTATGAATAACACCCCTCAGATAGAATGTATGTTAATGTCAGACAGTTAtaagtaaaataaatatatacctatcccatagaactggaagggaccctgaaaggtcattgaatccagcccctgccttcactagcaggaccaagtactgattttgctccagattcTTAAGTGGCCCcttgaaggattgaactcacaaccctgggcttaaaaggccaatgctcaaaccactgagctacccctccccttGAGGACATGTAGCTCTCtcaatgggccatagaagaaacaCGTCTCAACAAGACTATGGAAATGGCTGCCCCTGTTTGTCAGCAATgcatgtaaggacatgtgatgTGCTCATGTCACCCTGGACTCCAGcttgggccagtaactttccacagaGACTGTGTGCTTTGTTTGGGACTGTAACATTCCATGCACAGGGCAGGTGATAAAAAAGGACCCCTGAggcatctccatcttgtcttcatttCTCTGCTCTGGATCTCCAACAAGGAATCTCTGAACAAGGACTGATGACACCCAACATGTTTGGGTTatttccagagagacttttgcaagctaccagtttattccatcactgctgtgATCCTGATCTCTGAACACTGACAAACTTGCATGTATATAATCTGTTAGTCGTTTATAactcttatttttttcttttattattaaccCTTTAGTATTTAATTGCTAACGATTGGCAACAGTGGGATTATTGGGTAAAATCTGAGTTATATATAGACCAGCTAAATTTCTAATCTCTTGAGATTAGAACCACTTTATATGTGGTGAAATTAGACTTCACTGACTGGGacatgagccaatggctggatGCCATAGGAGATGGCATTTTTGGCTTCtagttaaccagtgtggtgagacagatgTTTACACTTGTTACAACAAGAAAAGGGAGTTTGACGACTGATTTCTATTTTGCAGTCAAAGTTTTGAGTCTGATTcatattataataaaataattttgtgAGTTTAGGGGCTTTTTTTAATTCCATATTTGTTGATTGATAAGAATCTAGAACAGCATCAACAAAATAATGACATCATATAATACACATGTGGGACATACCAAGAGGTAATAATATCTGCACTAATAATAAAAAGACTCTGTACATCAACAGTTCATTTTACAAAGAGGATCTCCAAATGCCTTAAATATCAGTTAACCTCAATGAATTACTGTACTTCATAATAGATAGATGGCTAAACTGAGGTACAGGGACTGAGAAGTTGGCCCATTATTGTGACATCTTGGGTAAATTACTTAACTTCTGCAAAGAGTTCCAGGCAGTCTGTGGTCCCTGGTAAACTAGCAAGACAAGTCTGAAGACTGAGCTGTGTGGAAACCTGTTTTTGTGGGTGTATGTTTTAGctgtttctttaataaattccTCCTGTTTAAGAAGGACAGCAACTCCAGTGATCACAACACACAAATAGCCTCAGAGTGTCTAACACAACCCAGGGCAGCAATGCCAGTTCATGGCCAGAGCAGTGGTGCTGGAGGCGGGTGGGACCAGGATTGCCAGTTCCTATTCACCACTCTGCCACTGACATCTTGGGTGGCCCTGGATGAATCACTTTACCTCTGCATGGCTCAGTCCATCTATGACACGAGGATAACACTGCCTGGCAGCCTAGCTAAAGAGCTTCTACATGTAGTGACGAGAAGTGTCACGCAGAGCGTACGTTAGactcagcttcagccccagggcaaGGGGGGCCCTGTAGTTCTGAAGAAGGTGGCGTGTACGTGTGTAAATACCTGCCTAACAGAAGCTGTGCTGTTTATCTCACTCCTGCTGAGATACCGCAGCCACCCCGGcctctgcccagcaccctgccttCCCAGCTAACACAGGGGCTGTTCCTTCCACCTCTCTCAGCTGCTGTCCTCCTAGCGCCAAAGCTgatcccttgccctgcccccgagGCCTGGCTCAGGGCAAagggctcccagcccatccccatTGCAGGGCCCTGCCTGCTACAGGCCCCCAGTCGGGGGGAACAAAAGGGAGCGGAAAGCTAAGGAAATAAGCCACACGATGGTCTCTGCCCTCAAGACTTTGAGCTGAGCTTTAGGGCCCACAAGCTGTACGGTGCACAGTCTCTCCTGCCTGCCACAAAATCCTGCTCCCAACCCTCAGCTGCTTTTATACGACTTCCTGGCTTCCCGCTCTGCTCCTGACTGGCCTGTCAGCCAAAGCACTGTGTCCTCACAGCAAACACCGCAGGCTCTtcgtcaggctgcagcagctcccgtcccagccccacagcagaggaAGTCCTGCTGGCAAGGGATTGAGGTGGAGATGATCCAGCAagtggctgtgggtggggagaagtggaacaagcacaggggtggggctttgggggaagagtCAGAAGAGAGGTGGGGACGTGATGGAAGAGATGGAAAAGGAGGTGGGGCATTGGGGGAATCGGTGGTGCAGGGAGCAGAGCTTTGAGGAAATAGGCGACGTAGGGCGTAACTTGTACACAGACCAGTTTCCCAGTTTGTCACACTGACACAGCACAGCAAGGCCAGGAAAAGATACAATATCACTATGACTACCCAGTCAGTGATTGCGGGAAGGGGGCCAGGCACCATGTCACCAGGCAGCCCTGCATGGAGCTcagtctgagagccagagcaccaggagaaaactttacgtccctttatgagtaaagagccggagcagcctgtcccggatctgtttggtcctcactccatagatgatggggtttagcatggggggcaTCAGGAGGTACACATTCGCAATAAGAAcgtggaaatgcaggggcacattgtggccaaaccggTGCGTGAGGGCGGAGAAGAGACATGGGATGTAGAAGGCTAAgatggcacagaggtgggagctgcaggtcccaaaagtcttgagccgggcgtcctttgtagagaggctgaagatggccctgaggatctgggtataggacacagcgataaaaaacacatccagaccAATCACACAGAATACCACAAAAAGCCCATAATAACTACTGGCACGGGTGTCGGTGCAGGCCAACTTCACCATGGCCATGTGTATGCAATACTGCTgagggatgatgttggttctgcaatatggccattGACTTGCCAGGAAAGGAAAGGGCAATGCAAGCAAACTGCTGCGCAGCATCACGGCCAGGCCAATCTTGGCCACCAcagagtttgtcaggatggtggaatgtctcaggggatcacagatggccacatagcgatccaaagccatggccacgaagatcccagactccatcactgagaagcagtgaatgaagtacatctgggtgaggcaggcactgaaatcgatctctCTGGAATTGAACCAGTATATTGCCAGCATTTTCGGCAGGATGGATGTAGATACGACCAGGTcagtgatggccagcatgcaaaggaaatagtacatgggcccatggagaCTCAGGTCTGTCTTCACggtgaacaggatggtgaagttccccaagatggctatggtgtacatggtgcagaaggggatggagatccagacatgggccc includes the following:
- the LOC120384933 gene encoding olfactory receptor 52R1-like; the encoded protein is MSDSNTTDFTNPSTFILLGIPGLERAHVWISIPFCTMYTIAILGNFTILFTVKTDLSLHGPMYYFLCMLAITDLVVSTSILPKMLAIYWFNSREIDFSACLTQMYFIHCFSVMESGIFVAMALDRYVAICDPLRHSTILTNSVVAKIGLAVMLRSSLLALPFPFLASQWPYCRTNIIPQQYCIHMAMVKLACTDTRASSYYGLFVVFCVIGLDVFFIAVSYTQILRAIFSLSTKDARLKTFGTCSSHLCAILAFYIPCLFSALTHRFGHNVPLHFHVLIANVYLLMPPMLNPIIYGVRTKQIRDRLLRLFTHKGT